From the Hemicordylus capensis ecotype Gifberg chromosome 1, rHemCap1.1.pri, whole genome shotgun sequence genome, the window TCTTTAATGGGTTTCCAAAAGTGGGTTCCTAGCTCCCTTGGGTGGTTTTTGGGTGGTTTTCAAAAGAGGTTTCAAGGAATAGTGATAGCTGAAGTCATTAACTACTAATAATATTCAGTGACAGAAGAAATGCTTTGCTGGATGAAAACAAGGTCCATCCGTTTCATCCAATGTTATGGCTGCAGAAATGGCCGACAGGATGACTTGGGAAGCTCATAGATAGGCAAGGCTTGAGGTAATTGCCTTATCATGTTGATAGTTCTTAACCTCCAGAAGAAATATATTGCCtctagccatggaaaccccattTGGCATTGTATGGATAATAGGTATTGAGATACAAATGTATAGACATATGCATAAAAGATAGATCTATTAACACAATGCCAGTCCACCTACATATCACCAGGTGGTTGTTATGCTTCATCTCTTCCAAGCTTAAGTGCAAGGTTGGATTGTCTGAGTCATAGAAGTGCCATCGTTAGTTTCTTAGCTACCATTCTAGAAGAGACTGTGCAAAGCTTTTCCACACTGCCTTGCAGTATCGCAGCTCTGCAGTTAGTGAGGAGTACTTTTGCTCCCACCCCCATCCGCTAATATTAAAATTGTCCTGAACTCTGTCTGAATTATGTACAGTATATCACCAAGAAGTGATATACAGTATATCACTAAGAAGTGATTGTGCCTGGACATTCACAGTTTTGGAGAACTGGGAATATCGACCTTTTCCTTGACTTTACATAAACTATTGTCTTAGGTAGCCAGCAGAAGTAGGGTAATAGAACATGAACAGAGACTTCTTGAGCCTGAGGCTTTGTGGCATCAAAGATGCAATTACTTCTCACCTGTGGTGGTTTAGTGGCTGGTAGATTTGAAGAGGGATGTGGTACCCAGTTGGAGGCCTGGCAtcagtaggaaaggaaaggttgaatcggttgtcgactcctggtgactacagagccatgtggttttcttggaaggatacaggaggggtttaccattgccatctcccgtgcaatatgagatgatgcctttcagcatcttcctatatcgctgctgcccgatataagagtttcccatattctgggaaacacaccagtggggattcgaaccaacagcctcctactctctaggcaggttgcttccccactgcgccattaggtggcttctggcTTCAGTACCAATGCTTATATAGGCTGGGTGCCCAACACTTATACAGTGCAGTTGTCCCACCTCCTGTAACCATAGTCAGATGTTATAAGAATGaagctgtacttgtgtacagcctCCGAAAGTGTGTTGGAAGTCCCACCCGGTGGGTCACTCACTCACTGCCCCAACGGGTCACTTGcaattaaagtgtgtgtgtgaagaggcaAACTGCGTAAGTGTGATGATGGGTGCCTCTgtgatcagtggtccctctaatttttttcatctctgtgcagaatgagttttgttctgggcagcagtatcaaggtagtgtgtgcgcattcagaatggggccttcctgattcaacctaagcaggatataaaattaacaGAGCGGACATCCCAAATCTTGTGAGcgcgcgcacgccttagagggaacagtgtctgTGATCTGTAGGCGCCTGAGCCTTCTGATCAAGGAAGCCTTCTGCTTGCCATCACACATACAACATCCACCTCTTCATATGAACACTTTAACAATGAGTTATCCACCAGGCAGGTGCATTATTGGAGGCTGTACATGAGTATAACCTCTTTCttataatgtctggatagggcttgtGCCAGCCTGGCAACTGGAACCACGATGGGACATGCCTACTTGCTTTTGGGCAACACTCCTTTTGAGTAGGGGCAGCACTGGGGGTCCTTCTAACTCCAGTATCCCCATAGATGACAAGTGGAAGCACCGAGGGCATTGAGAACACTACATCTCCTGGATACTTTGAATTTTACAAAGCTACAATTCCATGGTGCTACATTTCCTCTGGGAAGCTCAGAGCTACTTAGGTAGGGCATAACAGGACCATGCCTCTGTCAGACCAGAGGGTTGGCAAGTTTGTGTTAGCATCTCCATAGTATTTGGATACTGATTTTTGCCTCTCTCTATCTCAGCAAAGCATTATTTCTTCTGAATACTTCAGAAGAAATAATCACCATTGCGTAATACTTTGTTATGATAGTCACAGTGTAATCAAGTCTCTCTCTGTGCCCCACTCCTCTGCTTCTACTTTTAAAGGATGACCTTGAAAATGCCAAGTATATTTCACGGCTGTTTACTGCAAAGCACAAGTtttacaagcaaaacaaaacatgcacAGAGTGAGTATATCCTGTTTGAAAATTCTTGCTTGCTGTGATAAACATGAAGTAATCTCATTTGGCTTggagctgttgctcagtggtagagcatctgtgttgcatgcagaaggtcccaggttcaatcccatatccaggtagggctcctACCTGAAATATTAAAGAACTGCCTCCAGTCGATGTCTACTGagaaaggtctgacttggtataaggcagattcccatTTACCTATGGTAGGACTGtagaacttcagccttcctgcagatgttggccaactaCTCCCGTAAtcactgactattggccactgtggttgggagataatgggacttgtagtccaattttaaacctagattcgaatgattgtgtgaaccaggccaatatgTTAGATGATGACTACTTCTACTGTGAATaattatattccgcttttcaacaaaagttcccaaagcgatgaGTAATAGAGATGAGTAATACCTCCCCCGTTTTTCATCGAGCTTCTGGACAGCAGTGGTGCTGCTGTATAGAAACACATCCACCTGATATTCTCCACCCCCACTGCTCACTATACTTTTAAGATCTGAGGAAGACTTGTTCTAGGTGTCCCTGTTACCCATGCTCCAGCAGGTAGCCCAATATTTGTGGCTTTCTCTGTAGTGGCATCCCTCACGCAGAGAAGCTATGCTGGCCAGCTTTTTTGTATGTGTTTAGAAGACAGATGAAAACATTCTTGTTCCAGATCATTTGACCTTCTGGAGATCAAATGGCTGCTTTTAGATAATTGATATAGCTTTGCCCTGTTTTATTGGTGGTTAGAGCGAgtgaaagtaagtgtgtgtgtgtgagagagagaggggggggggggtggggggagagagagagagacttgttgTTCTGTTGTTTTATTGCTATATTTTTGGGGGAGTTTGTTAACGGCATTTGGAGCAGTTCACAGCCCGGAGAGATGTGTCtataaatttgaaaaataaataaaactgggaTTGCAGTGTAAAAAATGCCACAGACCTTTCCCGAGCTGTGTGTTTTGAAAGTGGCTCTCTTGTGTGCTTGtctttttatgtgtgtattttctAATTGCACATAACATCATTTACCAGATGAGAAACTGTAAGAGGAGAAATTCCACCTTTCCTCTTTACACGTAAGCACTTTATTCCTGCTCTGTCCTGTGAATGTTTTCTTTTTCGTTCTTTCCCTCATAGGTTTTTCCACCATGCATCATGCTACTCTTAACATAATGTCCCGACTCTCTAACCTACTGCTCTTCTCTCCAGCCCTTTCTGTGTAAATTGCATCTTTGGTGACTTGCTATGCTCTATTGTTTTCTTGTTTACCTAAACCACATTGGACTATATTTGATACAGATTCACTTCTCATTCCATAGTGTCTCACTTTCTTCCTAATTTTTTCTCCCCTTTGTACTCTCAGGATAAAATTAGGTCTTCTAAAAAAGCAtgtctgctattattattatttttttaaaaaaatactgttatAAAGGAAATGCATTTATACATCCTGTTTCTTCAATTACATGTTTTACATCCATTACAACCAAGTTATTTGCAGTATGTGTGGGCATTTTTGCAAATCTTGATTTAGAATATACATTTTCTAGGATGACCATTGTTTAAAATACCTTTCTGCATGTTCCTCCTACAGACAATCAAATTCTCCTCCTATCAGGCGTCGGCCCACCTGGAGTAGATCATCTTTGGTAACTATCTTTGGATAAGTAATAAGACGAGATGAGAAGTAATTGAAATCAAAATGTCTGGGAAAATACATACCCCAGACCGGTTTCTGTAACTACAAATATcttaatgtatgtatttatttagtatatttgtgcaccgccccaaacatatgtctctgggtggtttataagaaacataaaataaattaaaacagaaattaaaaacattttaaacagtttaattctcgttaaaaagcttggatgaataaatgcatcttaagtGTCTTTtttaaagatgtcagagatgaggaggttcaTATATcggcaaggagcacattccaaaacctcagggtggtaacagagaaggtccatccctgcgtagccaccagacaaactgtaGACAAATCGAAATGTAGACAGAGTGAAAGCAGTGTCATGCTTTCAGAGTGAAATACAGTGTCATGGAAATATGATTGAAAAGTTGCTAGTATGTTTGTTCCATAAcacaatataattttttaaatttttattttagccAAGGCAGCACACATTGATTACGGCTGCTAGGCATGTCCAGTGTGGAGAGCACTACAGTGAAACTCATAATTCACAAGGTATTTAAGaaacaaatgatgatgatgatgataaattaataattaacatGTGTAAGTAGTGCCGTAGAGTTTTGGGAGTACTTCACAATCCTTGCAGCAATCCTTATTGTTTGTTAAAATATTTATCGAAATGTtgctattggctgacatccaaactaacgtTGCGTAGGCCAAAAAACGTTTTGCGTGTACAACAGGAGAGGGGCAATAAttgccaatctccctttccctctgcagcccataAATACGTCCCTGAAGGTTGTATGGGTCTCGGGAACATACTTTCAGGAGACATAGGCAGCTGCAGAGTGAAGAGGAGATTGGCCAAAATCACCTGTCCCCCGTTGCACATGCAGAActttctttggtgtgtgcaaCATTTGTCTAGATTTCAACCACTATATGTTTGGCGTGTGGCAGTATTTCCACTGTTAGTTGCTATGCATGATTTACATATTCTGAATTGCTCTGGGTATAATGAAACTCTCTAAAGcagtcctgctcaacttagttccccccagctgtttttggactacaacttccatcatccctagccacagtggccaatagccaggaattatgggagttgtaggccgaagttgagcagccctgctctgaagAAAGTTGTCGTCATTGTCATCCTCCTCCTGAAGATGTGGGGGAAGACTGAGACAACCTAAGAAGGGCCTGGCTTCCAAAGGGCCATCTGTTCCATCATTCGCTTTCCTGAAGTAGCCAATCAGCTGagcctgggaagcccagaagtgggaaACATAGGCAAAAAAGATCATGGTTTGCCCTAAGAGTGGATACTGTGTTTATGGCAGGCATGGGATTTGTACCAGATACTTGGTTctcagctcagtctcttagcttcTTTGCTACAGTAGCTCTGTCTTCAAATCTTTTGTGCTTTCTCGTCAAGTCCCCTGGAAAAGGGCAAAGATTTGATGTGTCCACATGACACTTGTGAAACAGGAGCAGTAGGCACCATCTCTGATAATTATTATTCCTGTGCTGCCATTTCTGTGTACCTGAGCAAAGTTTTCTAACTATAACCCAAGGTAATTTGCAAAccaatgaaatacaaaatggacAGTCACCACAAACACAAATCATATGGTGCAGTGCACTCAATTTAGAGCTCAGATGTGTGCATGAAGCTCCCGCGTTATCATTAtcgttgcatttttataccacctttcactaaaacaatctcaaggcagttactTCCTGGGGTAAGCAGTCTTCCTGTTTACAAGAACAGGGAGGGGAGATGGCTCTGCTCATGGGGCAATGCACATATGGAACTCTTTTTTTGAGTTGTGATGAATGGGAAAGTTTTTTCAGTTAGTTGGAGCTCCATACAGTATGTCCGTTAGAAGTACTGCACCTGCAAGGAACTGCTGAATTGTGACAACAATGATGTCTTCTCAACCATATAGGAAATGATCCAGATCCCCATACTGTTTTCTCAGGTTCCTATTTCTGATTATGGTAGATTGCATGCAGGCACTGGGCTCGTTCTCTTTATCTAGctaaaggtgggggtgggacttttaaaaaaaatgtatggcTGCTACATCTGTAATTTTGCTTTGTTAATTGCATTAATCTGTTTACTAAGGCTTCCATTTATCTTTCAATCTTCCTGCACACAGACAACATTTTTCATGGAAATGAAGAAATGGTGTACGGTAGATCTCAGACAAGCTTGGACAGATGTGCAATGGACTTCAGCTACCTGAATGGCAACGTCCCCAACGGCAACATCCCCAATGGCAGTGTGTGCAGCACCCAGAGTATGAACTCTCTCAACCATTCACAGAATTTCATTCAGGCTTCTCCAATGTCCTCCAACCTCAGTATTCCCGGGAGTGACATCATGAGAGCAGACTACATCCCAAGCCATAGGCATAGTGCAATCATTGTACCTTCCTACAGGCCAACGCCAGACTATGAAACAGTAATGAGGCAAATGAAGAGAGGGGTGATCTACACCGACAGTCAAAGCCAGTCTTTGAGGAACCTCAATATTGGGAACACTCATGCTTACAACCAACCCAAAGACCTTGTATACAGCCAGCCAGAAATTCGAGAGAGATCCCCTTATGCCATTAGCTATGGGCCTCAGGGCACTTACAAAAAACACGTTGCTCCAACAGAGCAGATGAACCCCATCAATGCTGCACAGACTAAGACAGCAGCCAGTGCCATTTCCCATACCGTCAGCACACCAGAGCTGGCCAAcatgcagttgcccagcaaccaGAGGTGTGGCACAGCCCACAACCTAAGGAACTATCTTTTCAGACCACCGCCCCCATATCCACGTCCCCGCCCTGCTACCAGTACACCTGACCTGGCCAGCCACCGCCACAAGTATGTTAGTGGCAGCAGCCCAGACCTGGTCACTCGGAAGGTCCAGCTCTCAGTGAAGACCTTCCAAGAGGATAGCGCTCCAGTGGTCCACCAGTCTCTCCAGGAGGTCAGCGAGCCCCTTATGGTGGTGAAGCATCACACCGCTGTTAACAAGCGCCATAGTTTGGAAGTAATAAGCAACATGATGCGCGGCATAGAAGCGATGGCTTTGAAAAGTCTGAATGCTCCCTTGCCCCGCCGGAACACCTTGCGAGAGCAGGTGCAACCAGAGGAGATAGTGCAAAGGGGCCATGAGGTCCAGCAGCTTCCTCGCTACCAACACAAGAAGACCTTCTCTGATGCCACAATGCTGATCCATAGCAGTGAAAGTGAAGAGGAGGAAGACGCTTCAGAAGCTGTGCCTTCCATGGCGGCACTCCATGAAAACATGAAGTACAGTGCTCAGCTGCAGGCGGCCTTGGCTAGAATACCAAACAAACCACCTCCTGAGTATCCTGGTCCCAGGAAAAGCGTTAgcaatggagccttgaggaatgATCCAGGGAACGTTGCAATGGCTGTGTCTCGAGCCAAGGCCTTGAGGCTGGGGCCGACAAAGGCTGTCAGCATATCTCGGACGGACCAAATGGCAGTCAATGGCTCTTCACTTGGCCCATCAATCTCTGAGCCAGACCTCACAAGCGTAAAGGAAAGAGTCAAGAAAGAGCCAGTGAAGGAGAGGCCTGTCTCTGAAATGTTTTCTATTGAAGACAGTATCATAGAAAGAGAGATGAGGGTAAGTTAGGCCAGTACCTTTTGAAAAGTGACAATatgtttagctttttaaaaaatctgcaggCTCTTTTAAAGCTAACTTAATGTTGAGATCAGCGCCTCTCTTTGAACATGAGGGTAATTCTGACAGTGTGTTAGATCAAGAACCTATGTTATtgtgcctgggtaaaaagccaagatttaacatgctttctaaaagctgtgatggagactgacgagcggatagccactgggagagcattccagagtctgggggagcAATATAGAAGGCCCTTTCTCTCttgcacaacaactgagcctccctcattgtcggcacctggagcagagccccctcagatgtcctcgtcaagcgggcagcaacccttgggagcaggcagtcccctcaggtatcctggacccaaaccataattgaaatactttaaaaaacaatttaaaaaccttgaaaggccaggccaaacaagtaagtttttagggctctcttaaaggccggcagcaagcctaaactggatatctgccgggagtgcattctataggccaggagcagctacagaaaaggcccagttctgagtctccaccagacgtgctggtggtaactggagacggacctctccagatgacctcaacgtgcgatggggaacatacagaaggaggtgctcttctCAGTTTGTGATAACTGCAAAGGTGAAATTGGGCAGTTTCACAGAATCGCCACCAAGTCAGtaagctgggaactagggattcctggaggttcCAAGCGAGCGTACCCTCCTGACAGGCATGTCTTCTGAATCCAcccaagaaggttccaagtgctggcatctccaagatagtgctaagagagactcctgcctgtgactttgaagaagccactgccagtctatgtagacaatactgagctagatggagcaatgtctgactcagtataaattAGGTTCCTATGTTCGTTTTCCCAAAATGCACTACTGAGATCCTCCTGACTTTGCCCAATTTCAGTTCTCGGTTACAGAAATGAGAATCTCTGTAATGCCATTTGGGAACCAAACTtaagtgggttcagacatcacacccatCTGGAGCATGTACTCACCGGGAATCTCCAGTTCCCAGCTTTCCAACTTGGCggcaattgtgtgaacccactcatTGAAATAATGTGGGCTAGAAACGGGATTTAACAAATCATCCTGAGATCCTTAAGGTCTTGCCTAGGATGCTTGACTCTGTTACATATATTCTTTGTTCCTCTGTCATGCAGAATTTCAGAAGTTGTATCTCCCAAGATATGAGTGTCACAAGTAATATATTCAAAGTATATAACTATTTGGGGAGTGATGAGAAACAAATATTTGTGAGCCTTTGTCCTTACTTTGTGAGCATGTTTAAGCAAGACATAACAAGTAATTTTTTGTAAGCTGTTTTTGCAAACAGTGAAAAAATAATCCAGCCACGGTAGAACTTTAAGTCCCATTTAACTCATCCATTGAAGTTAGCAAGTCTCAAAAGTGCTTACCTGTGGTTGAACCTTGTTTAGAATAAGCTTGGCCTTCAAGATACTTGCCACAGAATGCACTCTGTTAAGCAGAATGAGGCTTGGGCTAGTGAATGTCTCGATCCCCTCAGCTGACAGTAAAATCACTTGCATCAACTACACAGAGCAATACCAGAATATAATTTTATAGAGATAtagaggatacacacacacacacacacacacacacacacacacacacacccatccctaGGTTCAGAGGACCCAAGTTGCCCATGCTGAATTAGTGAAAATTCAATGCTCCTGCATTGAAACTCTTTGAAAGGGAGAAACTCTTACACAGCCCCTCACAAGATCATCACTTTTTATCTTATGTGGTTTCCAGGTCAGCCAGAAGCAACTAGATATTCTTCTTGCCTCTTTCTGATTCAGAAGCATCCACAAGAACACTTTTCCTTTAGGTATTCAGTGCCATACAGGTCATCCAAATCTGAATTACAGTGTTTTGTTTATGCCTATAAACCACGTTTCATTATCACTCTACATAGAATGAAAAACAGCTCAAAAGTGATTTTGGAGCTTACATACAAACCTAGGAATTAATGTACTTGGCAGGAAGAACTAGACTATTGCTAAG encodes:
- the PTPN14 gene encoding tyrosine-protein phosphatase non-receptor type 14 isoform X2, with product MPFGLKLRRTRRYNVRSKNCFMTRIRLLDNSVIECTLSVEGTGQECLEAVAQRLELPETHYFGLWFHSKNQQVRWVELEKPLKKQLDKFSSEPLLFFGVMFYVPSVARLKQEVTRYQFYLQVKKDVLDGRLRSSAEQLIRLAALAVQADFGDYSHFESHDFLREYVLFPMDWTQDEAVLEELTQKVAQEHINLSGMSAGDAEFYYIREVEHLDGFGQESFPVKDNQGNDMHLGSFCTGIFVKNRMGRLSVIYRWNDIGNISQNKSSIAVELEKEETVLYHTDDLENAKYISRLFTAKHKFYKQNKTCTEQSNSPPIRRRPTWSRSSLPRQHTLITAARHVQCGEHYSETHNSQDNIFHGNEEMVYGRSQTSLDRCAMDFSYLNGNVPNGNIPNGSVCSTQSMNSLNHSQNFIQASPMSSNLSIPGSDIMRADYIPSHRHSAIIVPSYRPTPDYETVMRQMKRGVIYTDSQSQSLRNLNIGNTHAYNQPKDLVYSQPEIRERSPYAISYGPQGTYKKHVAPTEQMNPINAAQTKTAASAISHTVSTPELANMQLPSNQRCGTAHNLRNYLFRPPPPYPRPRPATSTPDLASHRHKYVSGSSPDLVTRKVQLSVKTFQEDSAPVVHQSLQEVSEPLMVVKHHTAVNKRHSLEVISNMMRGIEAMALKSLNAPLPRRNTLREQVQPEEIVQRGHEVQQLPRYQHKKTFSDATMLIHSSESEEEEDASEAVPSMAALHENMKYSAQLQAALARIPNKPPPEYPGPRKSVSNGALRNDPGNVAMAVSRAKALRLGPTKAVSISRTDQMAVNGSSLGPSISEPDLTSVKERVKKEPVKERPVSEMFSIEDSIIEREMRYLEKQKMAGLEAQKRPLMLAALNGLSVARVPVPEDSQDEVAKVPMDERCKILRRKLEEGMVFTEYEQIPKKKADGLFTTATLPENIERNRVREVIPYEENRVELVPTKENNTGYINASHVKVTVGGEKWHYIATQGPLPQTCHDFWQMVWEEGVNVIAMVTAEEERGRSKSHRYWPKLGSKNISATYGKFKVTTKFRTDSGCFATTGLKVKHLLLGHEKTVWHLQYTDWPDHGCPEEQGFLYPGSDRHLFQGDLAAVLILAC